A single region of the Cyanobacteria bacterium FACHB-DQ100 genome encodes:
- a CDS encoding rhodanese-like domain-containing protein — MSKVEDAIEKAKEMLPNITPTPPGLKAQSSVHDLKSRLEWGEPGLTILDVRPRDVYNQGHIMGAMEFPIDKLVDLAKNNFESNRDIYVYGASDQETAEAANLLRQAGFNSVSELKGGLDAWKAVAGSTEGVDESLADPGKNAYNVVDNVKNHFERQEIDFEKP, encoded by the coding sequence ATGTCTAAAGTAGAAGATGCAATTGAAAAAGCTAAAGAAATGCTGCCGAATATCACTCCTACGCCGCCTGGATTGAAGGCACAGTCTTCAGTTCATGATCTGAAGTCTCGCTTAGAGTGGGGCGAACCCGGACTGACGATTCTAGATGTGCGTCCGCGTGATGTTTATAACCAAGGTCACATCATGGGAGCAATGGAGTTTCCGATCGACAAGCTGGTCGATTTAGCAAAAAATAACTTTGAATCGAATCGCGATATCTACGTTTACGGTGCAAGCGATCAAGAAACGGCTGAAGCTGCAAACCTGCTGCGTCAAGCAGGGTTTAACAGTGTTTCAGAGTTGAAAGGTGGACTGGACGCTTGGAAAGCGGTTGCAGGTTCGACCGAGGGCGTTGACGAATCTCTCGCTGATCCGGGCAAGAATGCTTACAACGTGGTAGACAATGTGAAAAACCACTTTGAACGTCAAGAGATCGATTTTGAAAAGCCATAG
- a CDS encoding M23 family metallopeptidase, producing MVVALSIVFLTAPSRALQAQITPRSPALGDTISVITQSQTAPTIRFNGKTYPSFDLGNNRYRSLLPTTPLDRPGRLSIQISGGTDTQTIPITLRNRSFPTQSIWLPPGKDDNGSDAEFDRIDAFKAIVSPEKLWSGKFARPSQGGVTAGYGIRRYYNGVFAKDYYHRGIDYAGGYGSAIVAPAAGRVVLIGRESQGFKVHGNCVGLDHGQGVETIYIHMSRIDVKEGDVVRPGQRIGAIGATGAATGSHLHWGLFLHGAAVDPTPWRTNPFE from the coding sequence CTGGTTGTCGCACTGTCGATCGTCTTCCTCACCGCTCCGTCCCGCGCTCTCCAAGCCCAGATTACGCCGCGATCGCCCGCGCTTGGAGATACGATTTCCGTGATCACCCAATCTCAAACCGCCCCGACAATTCGCTTTAACGGGAAGACCTATCCATCGTTTGATTTGGGCAATAACCGTTATCGATCGCTTCTACCTACAACACCGCTCGATCGTCCTGGTCGCCTCTCGATTCAAATTTCTGGGGGAACGGATACCCAGACGATCCCAATTACCTTGCGAAATCGATCGTTTCCAACTCAAAGCATTTGGCTACCTCCCGGAAAAGATGACAACGGCAGCGATGCTGAATTTGATCGCATTGATGCGTTTAAAGCGATCGTTTCTCCAGAAAAACTTTGGTCAGGCAAATTTGCGCGGCCAAGTCAGGGTGGAGTGACCGCAGGTTACGGCATTCGCCGCTATTACAACGGAGTCTTTGCCAAAGATTATTATCATCGTGGGATTGATTATGCAGGTGGATACGGATCAGCGATCGTGGCTCCGGCAGCAGGTCGCGTAGTCTTAATCGGGCGAGAATCCCAAGGCTTCAAAGTGCATGGAAACTGTGTCGGACTCGATCACGGTCAGGGAGTTGAAACCATCTACATTCACATGAGCCGGATCGATGTCAAAGAAGGAGATGTTGTTAGACCCGGACAGCGCATCGGTGCGATCGGAGCTACCGGAGCCGCAACCGGATCTCACTTACATTGGGGCTTATTCTTGCATGGTGCCGCCGTCGATCCAACCCCTTGGCGCACGAATCCATTTGAATAA
- a CDS encoding class I SAM-dependent methyltransferase — protein sequence MIWRRLGAILAIWLCLSLPVWADVEVYQTRTNHDPDGIGKIYMGREIAQIMGHQGAGWLERSSRASEEQPQKVIAALNLKPDSVVADIGAGTGYFSFRIASGVPQGKVYAVEVQPEMLEILNSLKDEKKIPNVEPILGSETNPNLPENSVDLALMVDAYHEFEYPQEMMAGIVRSLKPHGRAVLVEYRGENPFVLIKPLHKMTQKQVRQEMTVAGLRYVETRNGLPQQHIFIFEKVV from the coding sequence ATGATCTGGAGAAGGCTAGGGGCAATTTTGGCGATTTGGCTTTGTTTGAGTTTGCCAGTGTGGGCGGATGTAGAGGTTTATCAAACTCGTACAAATCACGACCCGGATGGCATTGGCAAAATTTACATGGGGCGTGAAATTGCTCAGATCATGGGGCATCAGGGCGCAGGGTGGTTGGAGCGATCGAGCCGCGCATCCGAAGAACAGCCCCAAAAAGTGATTGCCGCACTGAATCTCAAACCAGATAGCGTAGTTGCGGATATTGGAGCAGGCACCGGGTATTTCAGCTTCCGAATTGCCTCTGGGGTGCCACAAGGCAAAGTGTATGCAGTAGAGGTTCAGCCGGAAATGCTGGAGATTTTGAACTCTCTGAAAGATGAGAAGAAAATCCCGAATGTTGAGCCGATCTTAGGGAGTGAAACAAATCCGAATTTGCCGGAAAACAGCGTTGATTTAGCATTAATGGTCGATGCGTATCACGAGTTTGAATATCCCCAAGAAATGATGGCGGGAATTGTACGATCGCTCAAACCTCACGGGCGAGCGGTTCTAGTCGAATACCGAGGCGAAAATCCGTTCGTGTTGATCAAACCGCTACACAAAATGACTCAGAAACAAGTGCGGCAAGAAATGACGGTTGCAGGACTTCGCTATGTTGAAACTCGCAACGGTTTACCGCAGCAGCACATCTTCATCTTTGAAAAAGTAGTCTAG
- the trpB gene encoding tryptophan synthase subunit beta: MTITPLPPNQSVSIENRPDTLGRFGKFGGKYVPETLMPALAELEAAYKQYSQDSSFQAELQSLLRDYVGRPSPLYFAERLTQHYAKPDGTGAQIYLKREDLNHTGAHKINNAIAQALLAKRMGKQRVIAETGAGQHGVATATACARFGLKCVVYMGVHDMERQALNVFRMRLMGAEVCPVAAGTGTLKDATSEAIRDWVTNVETTHYILGSVAGPHPYPMIVRDFHAIIGQETRAQCQEKWGGLPDILLACVGGGSNAMGLFHEFVEDPSVRMIGVEAAGHGVETDKHAATLTKGRVGVLHGAMSYLLQDEDGQVIEPHSVSAGLDYPGVGPEHSYLMEVRRAEYYAVTDEQALAAFQKLSQLEGIIPALETSHAIAYLDTLCPQLSGSPRIVINCSGRGDKDVLSVSKILNP, translated from the coding sequence GTGACTATTACTCCGCTTCCTCCTAATCAGTCTGTATCAATTGAAAACCGCCCCGATACTTTGGGTCGATTCGGCAAATTCGGCGGTAAATACGTTCCTGAAACATTGATGCCAGCACTGGCAGAACTCGAAGCCGCTTACAAACAGTACAGTCAAGATTCCAGCTTTCAAGCAGAACTCCAGTCGCTTCTGCGCGATTATGTCGGTCGTCCGAGTCCGCTTTATTTTGCTGAGCGCTTAACCCAACATTACGCTAAGCCAGACGGAACCGGAGCACAGATTTATCTCAAGCGCGAAGATTTAAACCACACAGGCGCACACAAGATTAACAATGCGATCGCTCAAGCCCTCCTTGCTAAACGCATGGGCAAACAGCGTGTGATCGCCGAAACCGGAGCCGGACAGCATGGAGTGGCAACCGCAACCGCTTGCGCTCGATTTGGGCTGAAATGCGTTGTTTACATGGGCGTTCACGATATGGAACGTCAAGCGTTGAATGTGTTTAGAATGCGCCTGATGGGTGCAGAAGTTTGTCCAGTCGCAGCCGGAACCGGAACGCTCAAAGATGCCACCTCCGAAGCGATTCGGGATTGGGTGACGAATGTAGAGACGACGCATTACATTCTCGGCTCAGTTGCAGGGCCGCATCCCTACCCGATGATTGTGCGCGATTTTCACGCAATTATCGGTCAAGAAACCCGCGCTCAATGTCAGGAAAAATGGGGCGGCTTGCCGGATATTTTGCTGGCTTGTGTTGGCGGCGGTTCGAATGCAATGGGATTGTTCCATGAATTTGTCGAAGACCCCAGCGTTCGCATGATCGGAGTTGAAGCCGCAGGGCATGGAGTCGAAACCGATAAACACGCGGCAACTTTAACCAAAGGGCGGGTCGGAGTGCTGCATGGCGCAATGAGCTACTTGTTACAGGATGAAGACGGACAAGTGATCGAGCCGCATTCGGTGAGCGCGGGCTTAGATTATCCGGGCGTTGGGCCTGAACATAGCTATCTGATGGAAGTTAGACGGGCAGAATACTACGCTGTCACCGATGAGCAAGCCTTAGCTGCATTCCAGAAGCTTTCACAGCTAGAAGGAATCATTCCGGCATTGGAGACATCACACGCGATCGCTTATCTCGATACGCTTTGCCCGCAACTGTCGGGAAGCCCTCGGATTGTGATTAACTGCTCTGGGCGCGGCGATAAAGATGTCTTGAGCGTCTCGAAAATTCTTAATCCTTAG
- a CDS encoding DUF433 domain-containing protein, translating to MQLEDYFEFASPDEIRFKGHRIGLEDVLKYYLAGYSPEQILEELPSLNLEKVHAAIIYYLHDRSTIEAYLLRLANWREQRYQAWAESELSPVIQRLRALKRERKSSLTHS from the coding sequence ATGCAACTGGAAGATTATTTTGAGTTTGCAAGTCCAGACGAAATCCGATTCAAAGGACATCGAATTGGACTGGAAGATGTGTTGAAGTATTACCTCGCAGGCTATTCACCGGAGCAAATTCTGGAGGAATTACCGTCCTTGAATCTCGAAAAGGTTCATGCCGCAATTATTTATTATTTACACGATCGATCCACGATCGAAGCGTATTTGCTGCGTTTGGCAAACTGGCGAGAACAACGCTATCAAGCGTGGGCAGAGTCTGAGCTTTCTCCGGTTATACAACGATTGAGAGCATTGAAACGAGAGCGCAAAAGCAGCTTAACCCACTCATGA
- a CDS encoding 1-deoxy-D-xylulose-5-phosphate reductoisomerase, with the protein MKAITLLGSTGSIGTQTLDIVSEHPDQFRIVGMAAGRNVELFAQQIRTFRPEIVAICDESKLAELKDAIADLDPQPIILSGEAGVVEVARYGDAESVVSGIVGCAGLLPTLAAIEAGKNIALANKETLIAGAPVVLPLIQKHGVKMLPADSEHSAIFQCLQGVPEGGLKKIILTASGGSFRDLPVEKLASVTVADALKHPNWTMGRKITIDSATLMNKGLEVIEAHYLFGVDYDDIEIVIHPQSIIHSLIELQDTSVLAQLGWADMRLPLLYSLSYPDRVPTSWERLDLVKLGTLTFREPDHAKYPCMALAYAAGRAGGCMPAVLNAANEQAVALFLEEKIQFLDIPRLIEETCDRYTTQNRSTPTLEEILAADEWARQTVVSASQLVEV; encoded by the coding sequence GTGAAAGCAATCACCCTTCTTGGTTCAACTGGATCGATCGGGACACAAACGCTGGATATTGTGTCCGAGCATCCGGATCAGTTTCGCATTGTTGGGATGGCAGCCGGACGCAATGTGGAATTATTCGCGCAGCAGATCCGCACGTTCCGCCCAGAAATCGTCGCCATTTGTGACGAGAGTAAGTTAGCCGAATTAAAGGACGCGATCGCCGATCTTGACCCACAGCCGATTATTCTCTCTGGTGAAGCAGGAGTCGTCGAAGTCGCACGTTACGGCGATGCAGAGTCGGTTGTGAGTGGAATTGTAGGCTGTGCCGGATTGCTTCCGACATTAGCAGCGATCGAGGCAGGAAAGAATATTGCTTTAGCAAACAAAGAAACACTGATTGCGGGTGCGCCTGTGGTGCTACCTCTGATTCAAAAACATGGCGTAAAAATGCTCCCTGCCGATTCGGAACATTCTGCAATTTTCCAGTGTTTGCAAGGTGTTCCAGAAGGCGGATTGAAGAAAATTATTTTAACGGCATCGGGTGGCTCGTTCCGCGATCTGCCCGTTGAAAAATTGGCATCGGTGACGGTTGCAGATGCACTGAAACATCCGAATTGGACAATGGGGCGCAAGATTACGATCGACTCCGCCACCCTGATGAACAAAGGCTTGGAAGTAATCGAAGCGCATTATTTATTTGGCGTTGATTATGACGATATTGAAATTGTGATTCATCCGCAGAGCATTATTCACTCGCTGATTGAACTGCAAGATACTTCGGTGCTGGCACAGTTGGGCTGGGCGGATATGCGATTGCCGTTGTTGTATTCGCTGTCGTATCCCGATCGTGTTCCGACGAGTTGGGAACGGCTGGATCTGGTGAAGTTGGGAACGCTGACCTTCCGAGAGCCGGATCACGCGAAGTATCCTTGCATGGCGTTGGCGTATGCGGCAGGTCGAGCAGGGGGCTGTATGCCTGCGGTGCTGAATGCGGCGAATGAACAAGCGGTGGCGCTATTTTTAGAAGAAAAAATTCAGTTCTTGGATATTCCGCGATTAATTGAGGAAACGTGCGATCGCTACACAACTCAAAATCGTTCCACACCAACGCTCGAAGAAATTCTGGCGGCGGATGAATGGGCGCGACAAACGGTAGTGTCTGCGAGTCAGTTGGTTGAGGTGTAG
- a CDS encoding DUF705 domain-containing protein produces MVIFVDVDDTLIRSFGTKRIPMPSVIQAIRELKAKGAILYCWSSGGSEYARTSALEVGLDDCFVAYLPKPAAVIDDQPFQSWRNLRHVYPAQVNQLLNEIDF; encoded by the coding sequence GTGGTTATTTTTGTTGATGTTGATGATACTCTCATTCGCTCATTTGGGACAAAACGCATTCCGATGCCGAGCGTTATCCAAGCAATTCGAGAGTTAAAAGCTAAAGGCGCAATCTTGTACTGCTGGAGTAGTGGAGGTAGTGAATATGCTCGTACTTCAGCATTAGAGGTAGGCTTAGATGATTGTTTTGTGGCTTATCTTCCCAAACCAGCTGCCGTGATTGATGATCAACCTTTTCAGTCTTGGCGTAACTTGCGTCATGTGTACCCAGCGCAGGTGAATCAATTATTGAATGAGATAGATTTTTAA
- a CDS encoding type II toxin-antitoxin system HicB family antitoxin has product MSYRYSLVIAWSEEDQLYLVTIPEFAELVMQPCTAGKSYAKAVEKAQEAIASYLDYCNTERITPP; this is encoded by the coding sequence ATGTCTTATCGATACAGTTTGGTGATCGCGTGGTCAGAAGAAGATCAGCTTTACCTCGTCACGATTCCTGAGTTTGCCGAACTGGTGATGCAACCTTGTACAGCCGGAAAAAGCTATGCAAAAGCAGTGGAGAAGGCGCAAGAAGCGATCGCGAGTTACTTAGACTATTGCAACACAGAACGCATTACACCACCCTAA
- a CDS encoding D-tyrosyl-tRNA(Tyr) deacylase yields MRVVLQRVLSSQVVVDGAVIGKIDRGLNLLVGIAATDTEAELDWMARKCLELRVFSENGRFDQSIQDINGEILVVSQFTLYGDCRKGRRPSFDQAAAPDRAEQLYNQFVEKLRSSGLKVETGKFGAMMRVSIENDGPVTLILER; encoded by the coding sequence ATGCGCGTTGTTCTTCAGCGAGTTCTTTCTTCCCAAGTCGTAGTAGATGGAGCAGTGATCGGGAAAATCGATCGGGGTCTAAATCTCTTAGTCGGAATCGCTGCCACTGATACCGAAGCCGAACTCGACTGGATGGCACGAAAATGTTTAGAGCTAAGAGTGTTTTCAGAAAACGGCAGGTTTGATCAGTCCATTCAGGACATTAACGGGGAAATTCTCGTAGTAAGTCAATTCACGCTGTATGGGGATTGTCGCAAAGGGCGACGACCTTCGTTTGATCAAGCGGCAGCACCCGATCGAGCCGAACAGCTTTACAACCAGTTTGTCGAAAAACTCAGATCGAGCGGCTTGAAAGTTGAAACCGGAAAATTTGGGGCGATGATGCGGGTGTCGATCGAGAATGACGGACCTGTCACGCTAATCCTAGAGCGTTAA
- a CDS encoding (2Fe-2S) ferredoxin domain-containing protein — protein sequence MSSKQILVCQYQSCLAQGSAEVLAAFLDCADSEVSIVPSECQGQCNLGATVRVLPDEIWYCRVKPSDVSAIAESHLQNDQVVDRLLHPRIHPRYST from the coding sequence ATGTCTTCTAAACAAATTCTCGTTTGCCAGTACCAAAGCTGTCTGGCTCAAGGATCAGCCGAGGTGCTGGCAGCTTTTTTAGACTGTGCGGATTCTGAGGTGTCGATCGTTCCGAGTGAATGCCAAGGCCAATGCAATCTTGGTGCAACCGTGAGAGTTTTACCCGATGAAATTTGGTATTGTCGGGTGAAACCAAGCGATGTCAGTGCGATCGCTGAGTCTCATTTGCAGAATGATCAAGTCGTCGATCGATTGCTTCATCCCCGAATTCATCCGCGTTATTCAACCTGA
- a CDS encoding GTP-binding protein, which produces MQSVSTQSESTMDVPKTGLPVTIITGFLGSGKTTLLNHILTNQQGLKTAVLVNEFGEIGIDNELIIQTDEDKNMVELSNGCICCTINNDLVDAVYKVLERQDQIDYLVVETTGLADPLPVALTFLGTELRDLTRLDSIVTVVDSENFSLDLFNSEAAYSQIAYGDIILLNKTDLVDEANVDALEVRIRDIKDGARILRTVKGQVPLAALLSVGLFESDKYFDPDAESDHHDHEHDHAHDHHDHSACDHDHGHCTHDHDHDHHHHHSNHLENDGFTSVSFESDRPLSIRKFQHFLDNQLPTNVFRAKGILWFDESPKRHIFHLSGKRFSLDDDEWKGTPKNQLVLIGQNLDHEELRSQIEACVCPSSQNKGKGFGR; this is translated from the coding sequence ATGCAATCAGTCAGCACTCAGTCTGAATCCACAATGGATGTGCCCAAAACTGGGCTTCCGGTTACGATTATCACAGGCTTCTTGGGTAGCGGTAAAACCACGCTGCTGAACCACATTTTGACGAATCAACAGGGCTTAAAAACTGCCGTGTTGGTCAACGAGTTCGGTGAAATCGGTATCGATAACGAACTGATTATCCAGACCGATGAAGATAAGAATATGGTGGAACTCAGCAACGGCTGTATCTGTTGCACCATCAATAACGATCTGGTTGATGCGGTCTACAAGGTTCTAGAACGCCAAGACCAGATCGATTATCTCGTCGTTGAAACGACTGGACTTGCCGATCCGCTTCCGGTTGCACTGACGTTCTTAGGAACGGAACTGCGGGATCTGACTCGGCTTGATTCGATCGTTACCGTGGTCGATTCTGAAAACTTCAGCCTAGATCTGTTCAATAGTGAAGCGGCTTACAGCCAGATTGCTTACGGCGATATCATTTTGCTGAACAAAACGGATCTAGTCGATGAAGCCAACGTCGATGCGCTCGAAGTTCGGATTCGAGATATCAAAGACGGTGCAAGAATTCTCCGTACCGTTAAGGGGCAAGTTCCGTTAGCTGCCTTGTTGAGTGTGGGTCTATTTGAGTCCGATAAATACTTTGACCCGGACGCTGAATCGGATCATCATGACCACGAACATGATCACGCTCATGACCATCACGATCATTCTGCCTGCGATCATGATCATGGACATTGCACTCACGATCACGATCACGATCATCACCATCACCACTCGAATCACTTAGAGAATGATGGTTTCACCTCGGTTTCATTCGAGAGCGATCGACCGCTCAGCATTCGGAAGTTCCAGCATTTCCTTGATAATCAGCTTCCGACCAATGTGTTTCGCGCCAAAGGCATTCTCTGGTTTGATGAAAGTCCGAAGCGTCACATTTTCCACTTGAGCGGTAAGCGGTTCTCGCTCGATGACGACGAATGGAAAGGCACTCCGAAGAATCAACTGGTGCTCATCGGACAAAATTTGGATCATGAGGAATTACGATCGCAAATCGAAGCCTGTGTCTGTCCGTCTTCACAAAACAAAGGCAAAGGTTTCGGGCGATAA
- a CDS encoding cysteine--tRNA ligase, with protein MALVVYNTLTRRKEPFEPILSDQVKMYCCGVTVYDDCHLGHARSYIVWDTVRRYLIWRGYNVRYVQNFTDIDDKILRRAREEGSTMEAVAERNIQTYFEDMRRLNILDADAYPRATETLDGIKRLIRELEEKEFAYAADGDVYYAVQQDKEYGKLSGRKLEDMQAGASGRVDDEEPKKRYPFDFALWKGAKPDEPAWESPWGKGRPGWHIECSAMVREFLGESIDIHVGGADLIFPHHENEIAQSEAVTGRSLANYWLHNGMVNVGGEKMSKSLGNFTTIRDLLDKKGADPMVVRLFVLQAGYRKPIDFTDDALTAAENGWNTLKDGLLFGFKLNSTPEGELDRASLTVQEFQAAMDDDFNTSGALAALFPIAKELQREGNILVHEGKTEAEPETLLAQWKTLIELAKVLGLEAQPEETTVGLSDAAIVALVEERKAAKKAKNYAEADRIRNELQAQGITLIDKPGGETIWHR; from the coding sequence ATGGCTTTAGTCGTTTACAACACCCTAACTCGCCGGAAGGAGCCGTTTGAGCCGATCTTATCCGATCAGGTGAAGATGTATTGCTGCGGAGTTACGGTGTATGACGATTGCCATTTGGGTCATGCGCGATCGTATATTGTCTGGGATACGGTACGACGGTATTTGATCTGGCGCGGTTACAACGTGCGCTATGTGCAGAATTTTACCGATATCGATGACAAAATCCTCAGACGGGCACGCGAAGAAGGTTCGACGATGGAAGCCGTGGCAGAACGCAATATTCAAACATATTTCGAGGATATGCGGCGGTTGAATATTCTCGATGCAGATGCTTATCCTCGCGCGACCGAAACGCTGGACGGGATTAAACGCCTGATTCGCGAATTAGAGGAAAAAGAATTTGCGTATGCGGCGGATGGCGATGTGTACTACGCCGTTCAGCAAGATAAAGAGTACGGCAAGCTTTCGGGGCGCAAGTTAGAGGATATGCAGGCGGGTGCGAGTGGACGCGTCGATGACGAAGAACCGAAAAAGCGCTATCCGTTTGATTTCGCACTGTGGAAAGGAGCGAAACCCGATGAGCCTGCGTGGGAGTCGCCTTGGGGTAAAGGTCGTCCGGGCTGGCATATTGAATGCTCGGCAATGGTGCGGGAATTTTTGGGAGAGTCGATCGATATTCATGTCGGCGGCGCGGATCTGATTTTTCCGCATCACGAAAACGAGATTGCTCAGTCGGAAGCGGTCACGGGTCGATCGCTTGCTAATTACTGGTTGCATAACGGCATGGTGAATGTCGGCGGCGAGAAAATGTCGAAGTCGCTGGGTAATTTCACCACGATTCGGGATTTGCTGGACAAAAAAGGCGCTGATCCGATGGTGGTACGGCTGTTTGTATTGCAGGCGGGGTATCGAAAGCCGATCGATTTTACCGATGATGCCTTAACTGCGGCTGAAAACGGCTGGAATACCTTAAAAGATGGCTTGTTATTTGGGTTCAAGCTCAATTCCACTCCGGAGGGAGAACTCGATCGGGCTTCCTTAACCGTGCAAGAATTCCAAGCCGCAATGGATGATGATTTCAATACATCCGGTGCATTGGCGGCTCTATTTCCCATCGCTAAAGAATTACAGCGCGAAGGCAACATTCTCGTACACGAAGGTAAAACCGAAGCGGAACCTGAAACTCTTCTTGCACAGTGGAAAACCCTGATCGAATTGGCGAAAGTTTTAGGACTCGAAGCGCAACCCGAAGAAACAACGGTGGGATTATCCGATGCTGCGATCGTTGCGCTGGTTGAAGAACGCAAAGCCGCGAAAAAGGCGAAAAATTATGCCGAAGCCGATCGCATTCGCAACGAACTTCAAGCCCAAGGAATCACCCTGATCGATAAACCGGGCGGCGAAACGATTTGGCATCGCTAG
- a CDS encoding TldD/PmbA family protein, which produces MISELSHFLNVIDVPADWVGLRATKEAATTRSVRDGIPETNGSSLTQGVMVEVLVKGQIGYAATNLITLEGIQAAAQKAYRQAIAASEWNIHSTPISARPKVVGQYVSPLMKPFDALSPGEINDILIKITRELKVSDQIVQTSATALTTETETWFVSTNGSEVYQHFFRIGTDYSATAQEGAIVQRRSNNGWLASCYQGGLEYFITPDLWARVQQVGTQAIELLTAEDCPNETTTLVLAPDQMLLQIHESVGHPLELDRILGDERNYAGGSFVKLQDFGNLVYGSPLMNITFDPTVSGEFASYSFDDTGAPASREYLIKEGVLQRGVGSLESQARTGVKGVACARASSWNRPPIDRMANLNLEPGDQSFEEIIAGIDRGIYMESNRSWSIDDQRHKFQFSCEYAKRIENGKLTKTLRNPNYRSITPQFWSGLIAVGDRSTWQMYGTPMCGKGEPNQAITVGHGSPIAVFANIEVFGGGA; this is translated from the coding sequence ATGATTTCTGAACTTTCCCATTTTCTCAATGTGATCGATGTCCCCGCCGATTGGGTGGGGCTACGGGCAACCAAGGAAGCAGCAACCACGCGATCGGTACGCGATGGCATTCCCGAAACAAACGGCTCATCGCTAACTCAGGGCGTGATGGTCGAAGTGTTGGTCAAGGGTCAGATTGGGTATGCCGCAACCAATCTGATCACGCTCGAAGGAATTCAAGCCGCCGCACAAAAGGCATATCGTCAAGCGATCGCGGCTTCAGAATGGAACATTCATTCGACCCCAATTTCGGCGCGTCCAAAAGTGGTCGGGCAGTATGTTTCTCCGTTGATGAAGCCGTTCGATGCGCTTAGCCCTGGTGAAATTAATGACATCCTGATTAAGATCACCCGCGAACTCAAAGTCTCTGATCAGATCGTGCAGACCAGCGCCACTGCCCTCACGACTGAGACAGAAACTTGGTTTGTCAGCACAAATGGTTCAGAAGTGTATCAGCATTTCTTTCGCATCGGCACTGACTATTCCGCGACGGCTCAAGAGGGCGCGATCGTTCAGCGTCGATCAAACAACGGCTGGCTGGCAAGCTGTTATCAGGGCGGCTTGGAATACTTCATTACTCCGGATCTGTGGGCGCGAGTGCAGCAAGTTGGAACACAAGCGATCGAACTGCTCACGGCTGAAGACTGTCCGAATGAAACGACCACGCTGGTTCTTGCTCCGGATCAAATGCTGCTGCAAATTCATGAGAGTGTTGGGCATCCGTTGGAACTCGATCGCATTTTGGGCGATGAGCGCAACTATGCCGGTGGCAGCTTTGTCAAACTCCAAGACTTCGGAAATTTGGTGTATGGCTCCCCGTTGATGAACATTACCTTTGATCCGACGGTTTCTGGAGAGTTTGCTAGCTATAGTTTTGATGACACTGGCGCACCTGCAAGTCGTGAATATTTGATCAAAGAAGGCGTTTTACAGCGCGGAGTCGGTAGCCTCGAAAGCCAAGCCAGAACTGGGGTAAAAGGGGTTGCTTGTGCGCGGGCATCGTCTTGGAATCGTCCGCCGATCGACCGCATGGCAAATCTCAACCTTGAACCCGGCGATCAAAGCTTTGAAGAAATCATTGCCGGCATCGATCGCGGCATTTACATGGAATCGAATCGCTCTTGGTCGATCGACGATCAGCGCCACAAATTCCAGTTCAGTTGCGAATACGCCAAACGCATCGAAAACGGCAAGCTGACGAAGACTCTACGCAATCCGAACTATCGCAGCATCACGCCGCAGTTTTGGAGCGGACTAATTGCTGTGGGCGATCGCTCCACCTGGCAAATGTACGGCACACCGATGTGCGGTAAAGGCGAACCGAATCAAGCAATTACGGTCGGACATGGTTCACCGATCGCCGTGTTTGCAAATATCGAAGTTTTTGGCGGGGGCGCATAA